The genomic stretch actggttcctttggaaataaaatccttttctaggaaaactccagttcgagcgacaaacactttgccctcagaaggattgtagaagtaataccctcttgtttctttaggataccccacaaataagcatttgtcagatttgggctcaagcttagttgaaatttgtcgtttcacataaacctcgcaaccccaaatctttatgtaagacatatgtggtttcttaccactccatatctcatatggtgtcttctcaacctttttggatggaacacggttaagtgtgtaagctgttgtcaatagtgcatgtccccaaaaggagtttggaagatcggcgtgactcatcatggatcggaccatgtctaacagggttcgatttcttctctcagatacaccattccattggggtgttccaggaggagtaagttgggataggatcccacactctttcagatggtcatcaaactctaggcttaaatactcaccacctcgatctgatcgaagagttttaatattcttacctagttggttttgtacttcattcttgaattccttgaacttttcaaaggactctgatttgtgtttcattaaatacacataaccatatctactgaaatcatcagtgaatgtgatgaagtattgaaaacctcctctggctggtatgttcagtggtccacatacatcagtatgtattaggcccaaaagatcattcgctctttcaccttttcctgtgaatggagactttgtcatctttccaattaaacaagatctgcatgtctcatatgattcataatcaaaagagtccaagagtcaatctttatggagtttggaaatgcgtttctcatttatgtggcctaatcgacaatgccaaaggtaagttggatttaactcgttaggtttcatccttttagtattaatgttatatataggcatttcgagatcaaggacatacagtccgttgctcatttgtgcagtagcatagaatatatcattcaaataaattgagcaacaattgttctttattataaatgaaaaatcaaatttgtccaaacaagaaatggaaataatattcctgctaattgcaggtacataataacagttctctaactgaattattaaaccactaggtaaagtcaattcataagttcctacggctaaggcttttgctccattaccaacttgtaggtcgacttcaccttttgccaattttctactcccttttagttcttacgcatttgtacaaatgtgagaaccgcatccggtatctaatacccatgatgctgaagtagataaattaatttcaataacaaaaatacctgaagttggagtctctactccattcttcctatcttccaggtactttgggcagttcctcttccagtgtgcggtcttaccgcaatggaagcaggtgccttctttctctatgcttccactaggcttcaaagcagcaatagtgggtttgggtttggcaacttcctttcctttccctttatcatgtttgaggacaatcctcatgtttcggtaccaatccagaaaatttgtcccagacaatttttctttctcaaggtttgatcgcaatatgttgttagaggtgtttgttgtcatggttatctacataaggattaatgaaaatataagtatcattgacatatttaattaggcctttaattaaacatgctcccactattttattcaaaacaaatgaccctcatcatttgattcggaaaatcccgttggaagattttctagtgggtcgagatccatatttcacttcgttctaagtccgcgtaggcggattacacaaaactaggttatttaggtaggaactccttccaattgtatctcatacaactctcgaatatttcagttgggtgaataactccttattccaatccatcatatggatcattcccaactcttgcttctaaacatatatataatcttattataatttgtttagttaagtttgacccattgttttaacaattggatattacaattatcccatcgcaccttactaatatagaacatgcacctcgcgtaggcgaaacctacattttctgatactagtcttgatgagtgctaagacttggaaagcataaacttaatattttagtttgagggaattgcaattgttctgatctcaccggcttaattatcatataaatcgtctctcacatgcatcaacatatattcacatgcatcaacatatattcacatgcatcaacatacatacacatgcatcaacatacataatgaaacaattatggcccctatcgcaattgttctcccaagccaatgagagaacctaagctaacctaataacgatctaagcttctccaagcaagatcttcaaggttgtcctccattgatattgaattcttctctttcttcataacattgtcctcctttgatattgaattcttctctttcttcatatcattacattacagaagaaactcgttttacatacgagggattgagatgagaaaagaagttacattaagagattaaaaggagaggcacgacacgcaggtcgtatttaaaaacccaaaacaaaatgaaggaagactaaggccataactgatcacaacaaggcaataataacaaacacattattattattattaattttaattcctttaattaattaaaaccaaattaaatttcggcgaccgatcataggcgtgtgacgaccgtcacaggcaattttggatctgtgagtgtgacgaccgtcacaaagcatgtgacgaccgtcgcaggcttgttacgaccgtcacgggcttgttacgaccgtcacgcattcagcttgttacgctcgtcacgagcttcacgcggccaaaataacagaactttgaaacagtctacagacCTCTTCTAAAACCCCTAAATTCACAAATttttgacggcacaacccttgcgccgtcaccaaccctaatgcgccaatttcagaccatcaaacacacctcgattgttgattcagtatgattgatcaacaggtcattgcttcaccatactaatgtcggattccgaagcaaatgaccattgatcgctcaaaggaaaacaaccatttagtgtttgaatgaacgaaacagaaacaatatatcacatataccgtactttgtattaggattacttatatcatgtataagttgatcggtctcaattgcgtaacctatggacaatcgatgtatcgctgcttcaccatactaatgtcggtaccgaagcatagtcaacatcaatcatccaactcgtacactcatgatgccaaatttagttacccgtttaattaattgattcattctgtcttttaatcatattaatacagaaattaaacagctatccgattcatggtttcgtaagtggctctgataccactgaaggagaattgcggtccaaaacgcagcggaaattaaaattttctcctttagagatccttacgaatggtcatgatcagtgatcGAATATTTACCTtttgtgacgattgaaacctttggtgcagatctcttgtgacgatcaaaacctttgatgcagatccacgaagcgatcacgaacgttgaacgatgacaatgtctctactctgtccacacgaacggattccttcaatctcagtgctagctggtacgaatgaaggctttgagtgagagagagagaaagagaaaacgaaaataatgcaaccgcaattcatgcttctgcacaagggttctatttatagaaccacttgtgtgggcttcaagctaaaagcccacttaagtgtattttgacccatatcttataatatgcccaaaatcacttaagcccatggtaccttaccatatttcgtattctactcaagtacaccgtaccttacgatgttctataatccacttaagggcatcgtaccttacggtattccttagttactctatctctcatcaatccgtcctttgtgtgtgaccctgtaggttttcgtgacgttggcaattatattaaatcacacatttaacataataaacagtgagcggtatctagcaacacatcactgctacccaagtcacgaaaatgtcatgtgatctgacaaaatctcctgtgataataattatgtgtataattacccttttgcccttatgtctatattgaacacaaggcatagaccgtgtcatccttgtccagttcaatattgggcccatagacatttatcctgttacgcaggattggcaaattccatctaggacactcatgtccctcagcatgcttcgtggagtatccatcaaatgtctttatggttatccagttacggacaacgttggatcagcaataaagcactcgactctacatctaggatccatagtggtttcaggtcgaagagtggtatacactattatcaccatgagaataacttatgacactttgcataactttctatatagtattctcatagcgggtcaatccggtataaatattactcctaatattcatacctatgtttaaaacttgataactctttatccatgatccatgagatgtgatcatcagtctacaaacataatagtcttaatgctttaatgttatcccacttcacattaaagctcgactacggatactttaagaacagtgcccttatgtttaatgtgttctcatgattaagtcacacttaatacattaaacggactatctattccagggactttattaatcaaccataataaagaaaatgccttttattattaataaataattctatactgtcgcattacgcgaaaaatcggcgggaaacaagaacaacagagccgccaccgtgcgttatttatcccaaaagagggaaaggaaatgctcagagtaaacctggaaaagacgtggtctcgcgaccaaagagaatgggatcgggagtcggttatgcgaagggaaggtattagcacccctacgcatccgtcgtactcgacgggatccacgcacaatgggaagggaaaatggttgctaaaacactgctcacacacacacacactggctgaaagagacgcaaGAGAACAAACAAGACTGgaactgactcggcaggatatcgcatcctgggcctacttagtctatcaggcatagacatcagagtcgaagtagttcagactggggaaacgacacatgctcgctaggatatcgcatcctatgcatacgtatctcctttggacggaggagaatcagagcattcgtagctcggctaacacgcacacaaacaaacacaggcaaaggcaaacatggagcctgaatgccaatcactggacttacatcagcatccgaaccaaaacacacacccactggaacccgaatgccactcgatggacttacatcagcttccaagcacacaacaagacaaaacaaagacacaggcgcacggagagatctgctcatctcctgcctacgtacctcatctggtatgaggatcagggcgacgtagttcccctacgaagggacacaggactagcctaaccagataacagagggagacacaactagggagactacgactcgagcctagatgttatcatgcaaaatcatccctaagttaaggtttctagctaacttgcacaggaagcaagcctatcctaaacatgacttgcacaggaagcaagtcacaccaaacctaacttgcacaggaagcaagctaaagcaaacacacaagcacaagtagcacacactatatgcaagcaatgggctcaaacaaggttaggttttagtcgaggggtcatatcaacctcaacaaataaaccactgtaactgggtagtgttagctcttaaccctaacattgagagttagggtgaagctgatgaaaggtgagtgaagatgagacttcacagctcttatccctggcctgggagagcttaagacaagaatgtgtgggttcagaaagggggaacccttctacacatttgatactgactcaactgtacaactgtacaagatcttgggttagtatctacaatgcatcaacacagtggtgtgagaaaagcagatgacacacagaatagcaggggatagattgcatatcccttgggttctgccaattaCCTCTTtacttaggaggtctttgaatatatacaaggacaaatgtaaacagtcacaaacattgcctcttaaggaggacttcagacagttgcctggccaagtaacaggccaggtcttccagactacatgaagataagaagttatacctcaatgcaaattgctattaagcaaagcaaagcaaagttcttaaagaactatgagcaactaaaggtacctgaaaccagtcagacaacatcagtatacaattcaaagttaaatcaaaatgagatagagatcaacagtcaacgcaataagttaaatgtgcaatgcacaaggctcaaagcatgtgagccaagcaacctacaaaacaaacaagttagtcatgataatcaattaagctcaatcaatttgtattggtctctttgggtatttgttgcttaacctgaaacaacaaacttaaacatgagcaacaagaccactaggacaagcctagggtcaaaaggagataagaaagtcaaaacagcaagtgacaagtgtccaaaatcaagttcaaacaatcaagaaacaaactcaattggtttcatgttcatatcaatcatcatcatcatttcataagcaaattaggtcaaagcatggcatatagaagctcaaagaagtcaacagaatgattcaactcaaatccaatcacaaacaattcaaaaaattctcaaataattcatgatcaaacatcatccataacatgataagcataccaaatttcagcttatttggatcaagggaagtaagtcaatgaaaatcagaaaggcaaggcaagttcaaacatgctcaaagaagtcaaccaaacatgcaccaacttcaataaatcataaatcagtgacaacatatgagaaatgaatgggattaaaaccatgataaaccttaagatgtctactaatcacatgtcaaatttcaagtccatccaattaagtatgagagtttcacaaatcatatggcatcatgtgtcacaaaagtcaacattttggtcaagcaggggagaaattatcaatcaaatagaaaatgcattccaaaattccaaaaaaaattcaaacacattctcaacatccataagcatgttcatgcaaaaaatcagaccattttgagttcattaggcaaggtaattaaaatcatgaagttggacatcaatggtgtgacacaaattgtcacacccctattcaaaaaatcataactcacaaaccaggaatgataaattcacaaactctacaccaaaatcaccatgaataTGTCTActttaagcacaaaaaatttgggaagcattggataaggcatcatcatttcacaatcaatttggtgagacatacataaaatggacatatatgacaaaccctagcacattttaaaattcacacatgcaaaaaatctggaaaactcatgataaaaaactagagatcaagaggagtattttgcaaaaaatcccatgaaatttggatcaaaaatgagtgtgctatgatttttctaagattggcatggcaaatgaaataaaaattgaaatagaaaatgatttaatcaattaataaacacggaatggcaaacttgtaatatGTTGGACATTTAAATGGAACGCTGCGTTCCACTTAGCCTGCGTGTCACTCAGCCATTCGCTtcatggcaatggaatagtgTAAACATGCAAAACAGAAAAGACAAAACGCGCCTGGGTTTACAGAATTAGGGTTCGTGTGTTCATCATCGTGTTCCTCATTCAAAAAATCCAGCAAGAACATTTTGCGATTAAAATCCACAAACGACATACCAACATGTTCATCTAATCATGTACATCATCAAATCAACCATCATTAACACTAATTTGAACTAACAAGGAAGCATCGAGCAAAAACACATCTAAGCATCAAATTTCAATTCAACATAACTTCTACAATACTCGACCATTTTCAAAGATTTAAAGCTCATTGAGACCAGCAAAgcaagatctatctaaagcatggCATGATTTTGGAAATAGAGAGATTCGAAATCTTACCAAATTTGAAGCACAATGATGATTTGGATGTTGTTTGGCTGTGTATGCACGAAACAGATGCTCCTGGTggttccaaatgatgaatgaacAAAGAATTTTAGCTTAGCAATGTTGGGTTTCGCTCAAATTGAAAACTGCCATGAATGGAGCTTCAATGCAACAGTGCTTGCAATGACTTTACAGCTGTGACTTCAGGCTTGCAAAAGGTTCCAAGAGGTTTGTATTTGATGGAACCAAGCTCAGGACACGAGTTCCTTTAGAGtttttttcagaaaaagttcAAGATGAAGAATTGATTGTTTGAGAGAGAATGAGATTTTTTCTGTTTAGAGTGTTGTGGCTAAGTGTGCTAGGGCTTTTCAGCAGAAAAAGAAATATATGTAGTCTGTTTAATGAAGCTTAAGTGTGGTTAGTGTAATGGTAAGTGGAATTGACTTAATTGAAGTGTTTTTTACCAATTTGCTAAAAACCAACACAAGTTGTATGGGGTGCATGCAtatgcacgaatttgggcttCAAACATACCCCAAACATGATTTCTGAGCTTTAGCAATTGGTACAAAGCATTGGAAAGGCTTAATTTGAAAACTCATTTTTTTACCTCACTCTTTTTAATTCATGCCACTTAAAAAATTCCATTTTGCttggaagatttttggtgaattgtgatgaaagatttggatagagcacatcaaatatgacttgtagcaaaaaaccccacccaatttggccaaatggtttggaagatatgccactttgaagttcaaaaaatcttgagaatgatttgatcataacttgccaaccataaatgataaatgagtgttcttggaatttttggaaaggtgagagcaagatcttcaactttcatgctggacaaaatttcatttgaagcttgtatgatgatgtaattttgaggagaaaaactttctatttttggcaaattccaattacaggtcaactttctatttttggaaatttcttgtctgacttcaaattcttcaatcttgacctttgaaatgttgaatgagacttgtatggacatgaatgaaaccttttcaaaccatttcccaccttgaaatccataaaatcaggcacagttgaccacaattgaccatagttgactttctagggtttctggtagactgaacactgactgatgacttctgagcatccaatgcttgaccaaatcacttccaaaggacccctaggtcatgtgaacctgttggaccaaccctagggctttgtctcaatgaaaactgtacttgcttgcttgattgactgatctcctgaccagtttgacctaattcttctgaatggcttgcacttgggcaaagggacaatgcaatgttatgcagtggactatgttaatgctatggcctaatatgagaatgtatgtacaaaaggtagggtgcaaatttgaggtgctacagatacaagtaccaaaaaagtattggtctctagggcttacaccaacatttgGATCACTATCAATTGAATGATATGCTACAAAGATAGTCTGTTTCAAATGATCAATCACAAAAAAAATCTATTAAGACAAATTATCGAACCTTTTGTGTGCAATCAATTTTATTTGGAAATTTATATGGTTTTGTTGATCTTTAAATACAATAACAATGTAAAGGATTGTGACCAACTCAACAAAACCTCTTTCAAAAGGTAATCAAAAATATCATCCAAACGTATTGATTGCACGATCGATGAATTCAATAATTcaatttataaaatattattttgaatattttatattttttattatatattttttgtataTTAAAATTTGAAAACTCACTTAAGTTTATAACTATTTTAAATAGTTATTCActataattatttttataacctatatttttatttttttttgtaattttgactatgttaaaatatttaataaaaaatattaatttattgAAAAATTGTTTAAAGTTACTTCTATTCCTTTTTAAAAAGAATATCATTTAAAAATATAGATGAAGTTAATTTTTTTTCTAAATCTATAATAAAGAGACTCTTGATTTAAcaaattaatattaaatatagTCACTAGGTATGACAACATAATCCATATCCACATGCATTTATCCGAATCAATCCCGAATTTGATGGGAAAAATCCGTTTGATTGTATTTAGAATCGGGTTTGAATTTTCTCCGATTATAAATTATACGGACGAGTTGGGTAATAGAGACACTAGTATCCACCACGAACCTGCCccgtttattttattatgtactttattattttagttttgataatttagaatattagATATATGATTAATCTTTGATATTTTTTTGATAtgtatttattatttaaaatatttaaaatatataaatgaatttttttgagattttattattttattttaaagaaaaataaatattttaattaaaaaaataataataaatagaTGACGACGAGGTGGGAATACTCATATCCGTTTACGATGAGTTTCAATTTTAATTCTCCATCCCCCAATGGGAATTTGGACGGGGAACGagaattattttaaaatttgaatttgaGTGACGTAAAAACCATCCCGACTCATCCCGACTCATCCCGTTACAATGCTTAATAGTCAAGTGTAAATAATATCTTTCCTTAAATAATTCAATGGATATAATTTCTCTATTCTTTATTataaaaaaatagtttttaaatTTATATAGAATAAATTAATCCATTAAGTCTCTATATAGTCAAAATATAGTATTTATTAAATGaatttaaaaaatcaaaatttaCGAATGGAGGAGTATTCTTAAGAGATAGTGGTAAATACGAAAGAAAGTTGAACCCGTCAATGTTTGTGGACCCGTTGAATTTTCATAGAACACCGAACTTGACTTCCACATTCACAGCACTTTACACTGAATACTGATTAGTTGAATGCAAAAGCCACCAAAAAAACACACGCATTTTTCTAATGACTTGTAATAAACACATTAATAACGTTCCTGACCATAATTCAGTAAATAAACAATTAACGTTCCCACTTTCCAAGCAATATCTTCTCTGTACTCACTCAATATAAAACAGCCCAATCTCTTCTCTTCTCATACCATCACAAACTATTGACTTGCAAAGCTTTCTTTCTGTGTCTTATTCTTAGTTTgaactcaacttcaaaattaGTGCTCCAAAAGTTCAATATGAGCAAGCTGAAGGAAGAATCAATCATTATCCGTGAAGTCTGGGCATCCAATTTAGAGTATGAATTCAGTCTCATCCGTCAAGTTATCCATCAATATTCTTTCATCTCGCTCGACACCGAATTTCCCGGCGTAATTCATTTACCGAAAGTTGACCGCCGCTACCTTACACCCTCTGATCACTACCGTTATTTGAAGGCCAACGTTGATGCTCTTAAACTCATTCAAGTTGGTCTCACCCTTTCGGACGCTAAGGGAAACCTTCCCAATTTTGGAGGTAGTAACAGCTATATCTGGGAATTTAATTTCTGCGATTTTGACGTCAATAATGATCTTTATAATCAAGATTCTATTGCTATGCTATGCCGTCAAGGGATTGACTTTAATCGTAACTTTTATCACGGTGTGAATTCAGTGCGTTTTGCTGAACTGATGATCGCGTCTGTACTTGTTTTTCACAAATCAATTGTCTGGGTTACATTTAGCAGCGCTTATGATTTCGGGTATTTGGTGAAGATCTTAACCCAAAACAATTTACCAAACAGTTTAGAGGGGTTTTTAAATATGGTAGAAGCCTTGTTTGGAAAAAATGTGTACGATATGAAACATATGATGAAGTTCTGCAATGCTTTGTATGGTGGTCTCGAGCGGGTGGCTACTACCCTTAACGTGGGTCGGGCAGCTGGAAAATCTCATCAAGCTGGATCTGATAGTTTGTTGACCTGGCATGTATTTAAGAAAATGATGGATACTTGTTTTGTCAATAACATGGCTCAAGAGCATGCTGGAGTGCTATTTGGGTTAGAGATGATTGCAGTAAAATGAAATAGATTACAAGACAATTGTAAACAAAATTGAAATATATAAAATattcattctttgattatttaATAATTGTTTACTGCTGGAAACTTTGTGTCATTAAGTTAAATAATATAGTATCGGGAAATTATGATAATTGTTTTAAGTCTAAAACTGTGTCATTAAGTTAAATCATATCAGTATCGGAAACTATGCAAGAATCCATACATACATTCATATTCTATCTATGGATTTATAAGAATAGAACATTTCCCCCCTAATAGTTTTATAAGGAGGGAAAACTTTCACTAACCTTATGACCATTTTGTAACTTGTGAGTGTACATTGGAGGTGTTTTACACACAtttgaaagagaaaaaaaacTACCTAACTCTAAAGGTCTCTTTGCAAGTTAGTTTCTAGAGAAATTTTAGAAGGAAGTGCTAAGATTTTAGTTCATTACATATTAGCTTAATACTAGCTTTGCATAATCAATTGCATTATGCATAACTAAGTTAGTTATTAGGTGTAACAAACTTTCTTCTCTTATTGTAACTCTTTCTATAAATAGAGTTATATTTGCTTGTATacattttgaaattgaattgaatGAACTTTTTTTAAATGCTTCATTTATCACTTTTCAATATTTCATTTATTACATTCTATAATCCGCCTTCAAGATCTTGAATCTTTTGCCTTTACTTTGATTTCTGCATCGTTCTTACACTATATCTCCCCGTTCTTCACCTACCGATTCGATTTTGAATCAATCTACTCCATTTTTGTCCATATTGATGATGGACCTGCATCAATTTATATTACTGTTACCTCAAATTTTGACACAAGCCCTTTATCAAAATTTACTAATTTTGAAGATTGTTTAATAATTTAAGTCTTCGGTCAAAATGGTTATTCGACCATGCAATCAAATTGGCGTTCTTCGATAAGGCATCTCCATTGAATTGTATTAATGACCTTGATCAAAGATTCCAACCAGTTATTTAAAGATCGGAGATTGTTTTTGGCCTTAATAAATTTTAGAGTTCCAAAATTGTTTATTCTCTACGGTCAAATGAGATATAATAGGATAAGATCAAATAGTTATTTGAGAACACGTGGAAGGCTGTCGAAGATGAAGATATTGAATGGAGATGGAGACATGACATAATTTTTTTAATAGACCGTTGTAGACGGTTAAGTTAGGACTAATATATAAGTAGCGATCACTTATAGTTTTAGGGGTCCGTATTTGTACAAAAATTCTGTAAACTCAAAATATTTGTGATTGGTGAGAAAGAGTTATGAGAATGTATGTATTTGCACTCCATTTTATGAATTAAAGTCTTTTCAAGTCATTTATTACTTTCTAAAGTTGTTTTTATGTTTCTTATCAATTTCGACTTTGATgttaaactcatttcaaacttATGATTTTTCGCACAATATGTCCAGATATCTTTTCGAATTTAATCCCTTAAGTGAGATCAACCTTGTTTTTGTTTACTAAATTTCACGGTAAACAAATTGGTACGCCTAGTGGGACTGTTTGTGCGAAAATTTACTCTTTTTTTTCCTTCTCTTTTAAAGTTGCATAAAGTTCTTCATTTGTGAAACT from Lathyrus oleraceus cultivar Zhongwan6 chromosome 7, CAAS_Psat_ZW6_1.0, whole genome shotgun sequence encodes the following:
- the LOC127105597 gene encoding probable CCR4-associated factor 1 homolog 9, giving the protein MSKLKEESIIIREVWASNLEYEFSLIRQVIHQYSFISLDTEFPGVIHLPKVDRRYLTPSDHYRYLKANVDALKLIQVGLTLSDAKGNLPNFGGSNSYIWEFNFCDFDVNNDLYNQDSIAMLCRQGIDFNRNFYHGVNSVRFAELMIASVLVFHKSIVWVTFSSAYDFGYLVKILTQNNLPNSLEGFLNMVEALFGKNVYDMKHMMKFCNALYGGLERVATTLNVGRAAGKSHQAGSDSLLTWHVFKKMMDTCFVNNMAQEHAGVLFGLEMIAVK